In Pseudovibrio brasiliensis, the following are encoded in one genomic region:
- a CDS encoding ABC transporter ATP-binding protein, whose translation MSFLKINNATKSYGSTKVLHNIDIDVEEGEFLVLVGPSGCGKSTLLNMIAGLEDITSGTIDIKGQTMNGVHPSKRNIAMVFQSYALYPNMTVGQNITFGLEMHGVAKAERDKSMNEVAEMLQIKQLLNRKPGQLSGGQRQRVAMGRALVRDPDVFLFDEPLSNLDAKLRVDMRTEIKKLHQKLGTTIVYVTHDQIEAMTLSTRIAVMNGGYVQQLGTPKEIYDTPANLFVASFMGSPSMNLVPAKVVANGDGIFAQLPTGLSDQVNLKFSNPTEALKGFDQKEIVLGIRPEAITDPEGADRKAKHIEQITNRVIVTEPAGSDTYVMSSLGGKDCNARMRADAQVVAGQDVPFAINMDKAIPFDPSSEMRIA comes from the coding sequence ATGAGCTTTCTGAAAATCAATAATGCGACCAAGTCTTACGGCTCTACAAAGGTGCTTCACAACATCGATATCGACGTGGAAGAAGGTGAGTTCCTTGTTCTCGTCGGGCCGTCCGGTTGCGGTAAATCTACTCTGCTCAACATGATCGCTGGTCTGGAGGACATCACCTCTGGCACCATCGACATCAAAGGGCAGACCATGAACGGGGTTCACCCGTCCAAGCGTAACATCGCTATGGTGTTCCAGTCCTACGCGCTGTATCCAAACATGACCGTAGGCCAGAACATCACGTTCGGTCTGGAAATGCACGGCGTAGCCAAGGCCGAGCGCGACAAGTCCATGAACGAAGTCGCTGAGATGCTGCAGATCAAGCAGCTGCTGAACCGTAAACCGGGCCAGCTCTCAGGTGGTCAGCGCCAGCGTGTGGCTATGGGCCGTGCGCTTGTGCGTGACCCGGACGTGTTCTTGTTCGATGAGCCGCTTTCCAACCTTGATGCAAAGCTGCGCGTTGATATGCGCACTGAGATCAAGAAGCTGCACCAGAAGCTTGGCACCACAATTGTCTACGTGACCCACGACCAGATCGAAGCAATGACGCTGTCCACGCGCATTGCTGTGATGAACGGCGGTTACGTGCAGCAGTTGGGCACGCCAAAAGAGATCTATGACACGCCTGCAAACCTGTTTGTGGCAAGTTTCATGGGTTCTCCAAGCATGAACCTGGTGCCAGCAAAGGTTGTTGCCAACGGCGACGGTATCTTCGCGCAGCTGCCAACCGGTTTGAGCGATCAGGTGAACCTCAAGTTCTCCAACCCAACTGAAGCTCTCAAAGGCTTTGATCAGAAGGAAATCGTGCTGGGCATCCGTCCGGAAGCGATCACCGATCCTGAAGGGGCGGACCGCAAGGCCAAGCACATTGAGCAGATAACCAACCGCGTTATCGTCACCGAACCAGCGGGCTCAGACACTTACGTGATGTCATCTCTCGGCGGCAAAGACTGCAACGCGCGCATGCGGGCGGATGCACAGGTCGTTGCCGGGCAGGATGTGCCATTTGCGATCAACATGGATAAAGCCATCCCATTTGATCCTTCCTCAGAAATGCGCATCGCATAA
- a CDS encoding carbohydrate ABC transporter permease, with translation MSVASTDNAINTGRITRAFIYLMLILFATFYLLPFGIMVINSVKPLSEITGGNMMALPQAFTLEPWLKAWNSAQIGVEPTGLKPYFWNSLKMVFPAVAISTVLGALNGYVLTKWRFKGDTILFGLMLFACFIPFQIVLIPMARVLGFLGIAGSTPGLVLVHVVYGLGFTTLYFRNYYQVFPTELIRAAQIDGAGFFRIFWRIMLPSSGPIIVVSVIWQFTNIWNDFLFGASFADLDSQPMTVALNNLVSSSTGVKEYNVHFAGAILAALPTLLVYIVAGRYFVRGLMAGSVKG, from the coding sequence ATGTCCGTAGCCTCGACAGACAATGCCATCAACACAGGGCGTATCACGCGCGCGTTCATCTACCTGATGTTGATCCTGTTCGCCACGTTCTACCTGCTGCCATTCGGCATCATGGTGATCAACTCCGTGAAGCCGCTCTCTGAAATCACAGGCGGCAACATGATGGCGCTGCCTCAGGCCTTCACGCTGGAACCATGGCTGAAAGCCTGGAACAGCGCGCAGATCGGTGTTGAACCAACAGGCCTGAAGCCATACTTCTGGAATTCCCTGAAAATGGTGTTCCCAGCTGTTGCAATCTCAACCGTTCTGGGTGCTTTGAATGGTTACGTGCTGACCAAGTGGCGCTTTAAGGGTGATACGATCCTGTTCGGTCTGATGCTGTTTGCCTGCTTCATTCCGTTCCAGATCGTGCTGATACCAATGGCACGTGTGCTTGGTTTCCTCGGTATCGCGGGCTCCACGCCGGGTCTTGTTCTGGTGCACGTGGTCTATGGCCTTGGCTTCACCACGCTGTACTTCAGAAACTACTATCAGGTGTTCCCGACAGAGCTGATCCGCGCAGCACAAATTGATGGGGCAGGGTTTTTCCGCATCTTCTGGCGCATCATGCTGCCAAGTTCAGGTCCAATCATCGTGGTTTCCGTCATCTGGCAGTTCACCAACATCTGGAATGACTTCCTGTTTGGTGCGTCTTTTGCGGACCTTGATAGTCAGCCAATGACCGTGGCTCTGAACAACCTCGTCAGCTCTTCAACGGGCGTCAAAGAATATAACGTTCATTTTGCCGGAGCGATCCTAGCCGCATTGCCAACACTGCTCGTGTACATCGTGGCTGGCCGCTACTTCGTAAGAGGCCTGATGGCCGGATCGGTGAAGGGATAA
- a CDS encoding cyclase family protein translates to MEALKEKLVNPVELLSSALLSGGVEVVDLTHTLDPDFPVIVLPPEFGQCARFRMEEISAYDHRGPAWKWNTFTCSEHTGTHFDAPIHWISGKDLPNNTVDSIPPEHFVGPVVVIDCSQGSAQDDDFELTPEIIAAWEVEHGRIPADSWVFMRTDWSKRSGAAYLNMRDDGPHSPGPTPEAIRFLIDERSIRGFGTETVGTDAGQGAHYTPPYPAHFYLHGAGKYGLQCMCNLDQLPATGAMILCAPLKIKSGTGSPLRVLALVPKGGR, encoded by the coding sequence ATGGAAGCCTTGAAGGAGAAACTGGTGAACCCAGTTGAACTGCTCAGCTCTGCTTTGCTTTCTGGCGGTGTGGAGGTGGTGGACCTGACGCACACGCTTGATCCGGACTTTCCGGTGATCGTGCTGCCGCCTGAGTTTGGACAGTGCGCGCGCTTTCGGATGGAAGAGATTTCTGCCTATGATCATCGTGGTCCGGCGTGGAAGTGGAACACCTTCACCTGCTCAGAACATACCGGCACTCACTTTGATGCACCGATTCATTGGATTTCCGGCAAGGATCTGCCCAACAACACGGTGGATTCCATTCCGCCTGAGCACTTTGTTGGTCCGGTGGTGGTGATCGATTGCTCGCAAGGATCTGCGCAGGATGATGACTTTGAGCTGACACCGGAGATTATTGCAGCTTGGGAGGTCGAGCACGGGCGTATTCCAGCAGACAGCTGGGTGTTCATGCGCACGGACTGGAGTAAGCGCAGCGGTGCGGCTTACCTGAATATGCGGGATGATGGGCCGCATTCGCCGGGGCCAACGCCAGAGGCGATCCGGTTTCTAATTGATGAACGCAGTATCCGCGGATTTGGTACGGAGACTGTGGGGACGGATGCGGGCCAAGGTGCGCATTATACACCGCCCTATCCGGCTCACTTTTATCTGCATGGCGCTGGCAAGTATGGACTGCAATGCATGTGCAATCTGGATCAGTTACCAGCAACAGGCGCCATGATCCTGTGCGCGCCACTTAAGATTAAAAGCGGGACTGGCAGTCCGTTACGCGTGCTGGCGCTTGTGCCAAAGGGAGGTCGCTGA
- a CDS encoding SDR family NAD(P)-dependent oxidoreductase, translating to MSEEFTAVITGGNKGIGAALAKEMLEAGYTVICLSRRAPEFEHPKLHFHQTDLLDQAQVSAAADAIAGEHEVTHLIHNAGLIFPNLIEEADADDIAGLAQLHLGSALTLLKAFLPSMKAKQFGRVLFNGSRAALGAKTRTAYSASKAGMIGMARTWALELAQHQITVNVVAPGPVKTDNFWGIIPKGSEQEQKLADGIPVGRIGTVEDITNAFMFFADPKSSFITGQTLFVCGGMSVGTALL from the coding sequence ATGTCAGAAGAATTCACTGCGGTCATTACAGGTGGCAACAAGGGTATTGGTGCGGCTTTGGCGAAGGAGATGCTAGAGGCTGGCTATACGGTGATTTGCCTGTCGCGCCGGGCACCTGAGTTTGAGCACCCAAAGCTCCACTTCCATCAGACGGACCTACTGGATCAGGCGCAAGTGAGTGCAGCAGCGGATGCGATTGCTGGTGAGCATGAGGTGACACACCTCATTCACAATGCGGGGCTGATCTTTCCCAATCTGATTGAAGAGGCCGACGCGGATGACATTGCTGGCCTTGCTCAGCTTCATCTGGGATCAGCTCTGACGCTGCTCAAAGCCTTCTTGCCAAGCATGAAGGCGAAGCAGTTCGGACGGGTGTTGTTTAACGGTTCCCGCGCTGCTTTGGGAGCGAAGACACGGACGGCCTACAGTGCATCCAAGGCTGGTATGATCGGGATGGCGCGGACGTGGGCGCTGGAATTGGCGCAACATCAGATTACGGTGAATGTGGTGGCGCCTGGTCCGGTGAAGACAGATAATTTCTGGGGCATCATTCCCAAGGGCAGTGAGCAGGAGCAGAAGCTGGCCGATGGCATCCCCGTTGGCCGCATTGGCACGGTGGAGGACATCACCAATGCCTTTATGTTCTTTGCGGACCCCAAGTCCAGTTTCATCACCGGACAGACGCTGTTTGTTTGTGGTGGGATGAGCGTGGGGACTGCTCTGCTGTAA